A single genomic interval of Nostoc commune NIES-4072 harbors:
- a CDS encoding WD40 repeat domain-containing protein, whose product MSNQIVKKITVLLAITSTATLVGFGSYRLLFPLEMATPGVMALPVIQPDQTLKGHSAWIYAIAISPDGKTLASGSYDGTIKIWNLDTGKLLHSFKGHADAVVSLAISSDRRVLASGSWDNRIKLWNLETGTLIRTLDGHKDDVEAIAISPNGKLLSSSSADNTIKLWNLDTGKELFTLQHVGWVRSVAFSPDSQKLASGSKDNSIRIWQLNTGSPTLIQTLTGHSQEVRSVAFSPDGQTLASGSMDKTIKLWRLGDGKLLHTLTGHSESVWSVAFSPNGQTLASGSYDRTIKLWNLASGKLLANFAGHTKSVWSVAFSPNGQTLVSGSSDETIKLWSIPKYQEQGRY is encoded by the coding sequence GTGTCAAACCAAATTGTTAAGAAAATTACAGTATTACTGGCAATTACGTCTACAGCAACCTTGGTTGGGTTTGGCTCCTATCGTTTACTATTTCCATTGGAGATGGCCACACCTGGGGTTATGGCCTTGCCAGTTATTCAACCTGATCAAACCTTAAAAGGACATTCAGCGTGGATTTATGCGATCGCTATCAGTCCAGATGGTAAGACTTTAGCTAGTGGTAGCTATGATGGCACGATCAAGATTTGGAATCTGGACACTGGTAAGTTACTCCACAGTTTTAAAGGTCATGCTGATGCAGTTGTATCCTTAGCGATTAGCAGTGATCGCCGTGTACTCGCTAGTGGCAGTTGGGATAATCGAATTAAACTGTGGAATCTGGAAACAGGAACTCTTATACGTACCCTTGATGGGCATAAAGACGATGTAGAAGCGATCGCCATAAGTCCTAACGGAAAATTGCTCTCTAGTAGCAGTGCTGATAATACCATTAAGCTTTGGAATCTCGACACAGGTAAAGAACTCTTTACACTCCAGCATGTAGGCTGGGTAAGGTCTGTTGCTTTTAGCCCCGATAGCCAGAAGTTAGCCAGTGGTAGTAAAGATAATTCCATCAGAATTTGGCAGCTAAACACTGGCAGTCCGACACTTATACAGACTCTCACAGGGCATTCCCAAGAAGTACGTTCTGTTGCCTTCAGTCCTGATGGACAAACCCTTGCCAGTGGCAGTATGGATAAAACCATCAAGCTGTGGCGCTTAGGCGATGGCAAATTGTTGCACACTCTAACGGGGCATTCTGAATCTGTATGGTCTGTTGCCTTTAGCCCTAATGGACAAACCTTAGCAAGTGGTAGTTATGACAGAACAATCAAGCTTTGGAATCTAGCTAGTGGCAAACTCCTTGCTAACTTTGCAGGACATACCAAGTCTGTATGGTCTGTTGCCTTTAGCCCTAATGGGCAAACCTTAGTAAGTGGTAGTAGTGACGAAACCATCAAACTTTGGTCTATACCCAAATATCAAGAACAAGGCAGATATTAA
- a CDS encoding protein adenylyltransferase SelO gives MTLAETPNYKNSSNPFLSLNYESALESLGDDYYDEVAAEEFPQHILRWRNDALLPRLGLEPQLVKDEDFVTAFGKFQGRKPLLALRYHGYQFGEYNRQLGDGRGFLYGQVRATDGELYDFGTKGSGRTPYSRGGDGMLTLKGGVREVLAAEALHHLGVRTSRCLSMIETGLPLWRGDEPSPTRSCVMIRMSSSHIRFGTFERLHFFQRPDLTKKLLDHVIEQYYRHLSAEQNKYALFYAELVKRVAKLVAQWMAAGFCHAVLNTDNMSITGESFDYGPYAFIPTYNPSFIAAYFDYYGRYCYGNQPSICQLNLQMLQEPLKAIIDKEEMEAGLAMFDEYYQAEYSSLMLKKLGFEDLPHPEAGELLNLTVEFLKDSQVGYHQFFYEMARTFSSKWRDDPGFVLNSSDIVPVPGASGVFDDWCILYHKILNDLESDCIDVIAQTLAVNNPKTALLRPVIESIWEPIAQEDNWQPFYDLIKAIESRK, from the coding sequence ATGACTCTGGCTGAAACTCCAAACTACAAAAATTCTAGCAATCCTTTTCTCTCCCTCAACTACGAAAGCGCCTTGGAATCTCTAGGCGACGACTACTACGACGAGGTTGCAGCAGAGGAATTTCCTCAACACATCCTGCGTTGGCGTAACGATGCACTACTACCGCGCTTGGGTTTAGAACCCCAATTAGTCAAAGACGAAGATTTTGTCACAGCTTTTGGCAAATTTCAGGGGCGTAAACCCTTGTTGGCGCTGCGTTACCACGGCTATCAATTTGGTGAATATAACAGACAGTTGGGTGATGGTAGAGGCTTCCTCTACGGGCAAGTACGCGCCACTGATGGCGAATTGTACGATTTTGGCACGAAAGGCTCTGGAAGAACGCCTTACTCCCGTGGTGGCGATGGTATGCTGACGCTCAAAGGTGGGGTGCGGGAAGTTCTAGCTGCGGAAGCACTACACCACTTGGGTGTACGTACCTCGCGCTGTCTGAGCATGATTGAAACAGGTTTACCCCTCTGGCGGGGCGATGAACCTTCGCCTACCCGCTCTTGTGTGATGATTAGAATGAGCAGTTCTCATATTCGGTTTGGCACTTTTGAGCGACTGCATTTTTTCCAGCGTCCAGATTTAACTAAGAAGTTATTAGACCACGTAATTGAGCAGTATTATCGACATTTAAGTGCTGAACAAAATAAATATGCCTTGTTTTACGCCGAATTAGTGAAACGAGTTGCAAAACTAGTAGCGCAGTGGATGGCGGCTGGCTTTTGTCATGCAGTTCTAAATACTGACAATATGTCGATTACGGGAGAGAGTTTTGACTATGGCCCTTACGCGTTTATCCCAACTTATAACCCATCCTTTATAGCTGCATATTTTGACTATTATGGACGCTACTGTTACGGTAATCAACCAAGTATTTGTCAGTTGAATTTACAAATGCTCCAGGAACCTTTAAAGGCGATTATCGATAAAGAGGAAATGGAAGCTGGATTAGCAATGTTTGATGAGTATTATCAAGCTGAATACAGTTCTTTGATGTTGAAAAAGTTAGGTTTTGAGGATTTGCCACATCCAGAAGCTGGGGAACTGTTGAATCTAACGGTTGAATTTTTGAAAGATAGCCAAGTTGGTTATCATCAGTTTTTTTATGAGATGGCTCGGACTTTTTCATCGAAATGGCGAGATGATCCAGGTTTTGTGCTAAATAGTTCAGATATTGTGCCAGTACCGGGTGCGTCAGGGGTTTTTGATGATTGGTGCATACTGTATCATAAGATTTTGAATGATTTGGAAAGCGATTGTATTGATGTAATTGCTCAAACTCTAGCTGTTAATAATCCGAAAACGGCATTATTAAGACCTGTGATTGAATCTATTTGGGAACCAATTGCTCAGGAAGATAATTGGCAACCTTTTTATGACTTAATTAAGGCAATTGAGTCTAGGAAGTAG
- a CDS encoding sensor domain-containing protein, with protein MNVDELSQQIAELRSRVRRIWQRTATQPNSQQELIIAAFDELQMAMEELLVALEELEVTRAAAEIERQRYQELFDFAPDGYLVTNTVGKILEANYAAAIMLCVRQKYLVGKPLILFIAQQDHQIFSSIINNSQQREDCVIDLKPRLGTSFPASIRASPVYYSQEKLLGWRWSLRNISETKKAEEQMAKRTVELAKANQQLLSEVTEHKRAKSQLMHLAFHDVLTGLPNRALFMNRLEDAVNYSKQHSDYLFAVLFLDLDRFKVINDSLGHTFGDQLLLTVAQRLQQCLRSIDIAARLGGDEFIILLVGIKDVLEVVEVVERIQKNLAQTVVLDGHEVSTTASIGIALSITGYKQPEDYLRDADIAMYRAKAQGRACYEIFNTDMHLQAMAHLQLVNELRRAIELQEFRVYYQPIVSLSRGRITGFEALVRWLHPKHGIVLPEYFISTAQETGLIILIEQWLLYEACSQIQQWQEQFSFSSGDLAECPLTISVNLCTTRFSEENLLPHINKVLQDTGLPAQNLTLEITEGVIMENHDKAIIRVKQLRNLGIKLAIDDFGTGYSSLGRLHHFPINQLKIDRSFVSGSIFDDGNLDIVQTIITLAHKLGVNVTAEGVETEEQLAMLRKLKCEYGQGYFFSHPLDSSQATALIMANPQW; from the coding sequence ATGAATGTAGATGAGTTGAGCCAACAGATAGCAGAATTGCGATCGCGGGTACGAAGAATATGGCAGCGTACTGCAACTCAACCAAACTCACAACAAGAGCTAATTATAGCGGCTTTCGATGAACTCCAAATGGCAATGGAAGAACTATTGGTTGCCTTAGAGGAGTTAGAGGTAACAAGAGCAGCAGCTGAGATAGAACGCCAGCGTTACCAAGAATTATTTGATTTTGCGCCGGATGGTTATTTGGTAACTAATACCGTAGGGAAGATCCTAGAGGCTAACTATGCAGCAGCAATTATGCTCTGTGTGCGCCAAAAATATTTGGTAGGTAAGCCATTAATTCTATTTATCGCTCAACAAGACCACCAGATATTTAGCTCCATAATAAATAATTCGCAGCAGAGAGAGGACTGCGTAATTGACCTAAAGCCACGCTTGGGTACATCTTTTCCTGCTAGTATCAGGGCATCTCCAGTGTACTACTCACAAGAAAAATTGCTAGGCTGGCGTTGGTCGCTGCGTAATATCAGCGAAACTAAAAAAGCTGAAGAACAAATGGCAAAACGCACAGTGGAACTGGCAAAAGCAAATCAGCAATTGCTGAGTGAAGTTACAGAGCATAAACGAGCCAAGTCACAACTGATGCACCTTGCGTTTCATGATGTACTGACGGGACTCCCAAACCGTGCTTTATTTATGAACCGTTTAGAAGATGCCGTCAATTATTCCAAACAGCATTCAGATTATCTATTTGCTGTCTTGTTTCTAGACCTAGATCGCTTCAAGGTGATCAATGACAGCCTGGGACACACATTTGGAGATCAATTACTGCTTACGGTTGCTCAAAGGCTTCAACAATGCTTGCGCTCTATAGATATAGCTGCACGCCTGGGAGGAGATGAGTTTATCATCTTGCTGGTGGGAATTAAAGATGTATTAGAAGTGGTAGAGGTTGTTGAGCGAATACAAAAGAATCTGGCACAAACTGTAGTTCTAGACGGGCACGAAGTGTCTACTACAGCGAGTATTGGCATTGCTTTAAGCATAACAGGTTATAAACAACCAGAAGATTACTTGCGTGATGCCGATATTGCCATGTACCGAGCTAAGGCACAAGGCAGGGCGTGCTATGAGATTTTTAACACTGATATGCATCTTCAAGCAATGGCACACTTGCAGTTGGTTAACGAGCTGCGCCGAGCCATTGAGCTTCAAGAGTTTCGGGTTTATTATCAACCGATAGTGTCACTTAGTCGCGGCAGGATAACTGGTTTTGAAGCGCTTGTGCGCTGGCTACACCCAAAACACGGCATTGTTTTGCCAGAGTATTTCATATCAACTGCCCAAGAAACCGGGCTAATTATCCTTATTGAGCAGTGGCTTTTATATGAGGCATGTAGTCAGATACAGCAGTGGCAAGAGCAATTCTCCTTTAGCTCTGGGGATTTGGCTGAGTGTCCCTTGACCATTAGTGTCAATCTTTGTACTACTAGGTTTAGTGAAGAAAACTTGCTGCCGCACATCAATAAAGTTCTACAAGACACTGGACTCCCCGCACAGAATTTGACGTTGGAGATTACTGAAGGCGTAATTATGGAAAACCATGATAAAGCCATCATCAGAGTAAAGCAACTGAGAAATTTAGGAATTAAGTTAGCAATTGACGATTTCGGTACGGGCTATTCCTCATTAGGTCGTCTCCACCACTTTCCAATTAATCAGTTGAAGATAGACCGCTCTTTTGTTAGCGGGAGCATTTTTGATGATGGAAATTTAGATATTGTTCAGACAATTATTACATTGGCACACAAATTAGGTGTAAATGTGACTGCCGAAGGGGTGGAGACAGAAGAGCAACTAGCAATGTTGAGAAAATTGAAGTGTGAATATGGACAAGGATATTTTTTCTCTCATCCATTAGATAGCTCTCAGGCGACAGCATTAATTATGGCAAATCCTCAGTGGTGA
- a CDS encoding PRC-barrel domain-containing protein produces MTSEQIIRRSDILNTQVITRDNGKRLGIISQVWVDIDQREVVALGLRDSLISISGIPRYMYLNNISQIGDVILVDNEDVIEDIEVESLSNLINWEVITETGEVLGKVRGFKFNGETGKLNSIVIASLGLPQIPDQFLSTYEFSVDEIVSTGPNRLIVFEGAEERVNQLTVGLLERLGIGKAPWERDIEEEYAYTPPRQVTPDKQLPSGVPLQPPRQKVRAPEPVAREEEWTEDYVEEERPQRQVMKARQYESIQYEEDEEEDNWSEATGSDRYQQPQPLKYDAQPYNKPYVDEYDDYDDVEGDAWEDAPKPVNIPKKVKERQPEYEEEGGY; encoded by the coding sequence ATGACCTCCGAACAGATAATTAGGCGTTCCGACATATTAAATACCCAGGTGATTACCCGCGACAACGGCAAGCGGCTAGGCATCATCAGTCAAGTCTGGGTTGATATAGATCAACGAGAGGTTGTGGCTCTTGGTTTGCGAGATAGCCTGATCTCCATTTCGGGCATACCGCGCTATATGTACCTCAACAACATCAGCCAGATTGGTGATGTCATCCTGGTTGATAACGAAGATGTAATAGAAGATATCGAAGTTGAATCTCTCAGTAATCTGATTAACTGGGAAGTAATTACAGAAACAGGTGAAGTCTTAGGCAAAGTTCGGGGCTTCAAGTTCAATGGCGAAACCGGGAAGCTTAACTCCATAGTTATTGCTTCTTTAGGATTGCCCCAAATTCCTGATCAATTTCTGAGTACTTACGAGTTCTCAGTCGATGAAATTGTCAGCACTGGCCCCAATCGGTTGATTGTGTTTGAGGGAGCCGAAGAACGGGTAAACCAGTTGACAGTTGGTTTACTAGAGCGCCTGGGTATCGGCAAAGCACCTTGGGAGCGAGATATAGAAGAAGAATACGCCTATACTCCACCACGCCAAGTTACGCCAGATAAACAACTGCCTAGTGGAGTGCCATTACAGCCACCCAGGCAAAAAGTTCGCGCCCCCGAACCCGTAGCGCGGGAAGAAGAATGGACAGAAGACTATGTGGAAGAAGAAAGGCCACAGCGTCAGGTAATGAAAGCGCGGCAGTATGAATCTATTCAATACGAAGAAGACGAGGAAGAAGATAACTGGAGCGAGGCAACAGGTAGCGACAGGTATCAACAACCACAGCCGCTAAAATATGATGCCCAGCCCTATAACAAGCCTTATGTTGATGAATACGATGATTATGACGACGTAGAAGGCGATGCTTGGGAAGATGCGCCGAAACCAGTGAATATTCCCAAGAAAGTCAAGGAAAGACAGCCAGAATACGAAGAAGAAGGCGGATATTAG
- a CDS encoding GNAT family N-acetyltransferase — MISELPLITSDRLFLRAAIHEDIPQILKYFIYNKTYLTPFYPVWADGFFTQEYWQYQIENNFLEFINGQSLKLFIFTKKNPTVIIGTVNFSNFVRGVAHFCYVGYSLAESKQGKGYMTEGLKAAIQYLFEELNFHRVMANYMPHNRRSGNVLKRLGFVIEGYARDYLLINGQWEDHIMTSLINPNWQAAKS; from the coding sequence ATGATATCCGAACTGCCACTAATTACAAGCGATCGCCTGTTCTTACGAGCGGCTATCCATGAAGATATACCCCAAATTCTCAAATACTTCATTTATAACAAAACCTATCTCACTCCATTTTACCCTGTTTGGGCTGATGGTTTTTTCACCCAAGAGTATTGGCAGTATCAGATAGAGAACAATTTTCTAGAATTTATTAATGGTCAATCGTTAAAGCTATTTATCTTTACTAAAAAAAATCCTACCGTAATTATTGGAACTGTAAATTTTAGTAATTTTGTTCGAGGAGTCGCTCATTTTTGCTATGTGGGCTATAGCCTTGCTGAAAGTAAACAAGGTAAAGGATATATGACAGAAGGGCTAAAAGCCGCCATTCAATATCTTTTTGAAGAGTTAAATTTTCACCGAGTCATGGCTAATTATATGCCTCACAATCGGCGCAGTGGTAATGTACTCAAAAGACTCGGTTTTGTTATTGAAGGATATGCTAGAGACTATTTATTGATTAATGGGCAATGGGAAGATCATATTATGACAAGTCTGATCAATCCTAATTGGCAAGCAGCTAAATCTTAA
- a CDS encoding ferric reductase-like transmembrane domain-containing protein: MFSIDQSPLANILGFLALASYIATLLPTTLRIVFPQTKETGIPQLLLKHRRNIGIIAFFLALGHGFLMVQKRNFDFFDIKTFWIYFQGVSTFIIFTLLSITSNNWSVKKLKKNWKQLHKLTYPAMVILIWHISDKMSGHWTYLTPISLFAISIITVLFIIRFWIEHQNKQQKNATKVAKAELAERSTSTARLK, from the coding sequence ATGTTTTCAATAGATCAATCACCCCTGGCTAATATTCTCGGATTCCTAGCATTAGCTAGCTATATAGCTACATTACTTCCCACAACTCTAAGAATTGTTTTTCCACAAACCAAAGAGACTGGAATTCCTCAATTGCTGCTAAAACACCGCCGGAACATTGGTATTATAGCTTTCTTTTTGGCTTTAGGTCATGGTTTCCTAATGGTTCAAAAGAGAAACTTTGATTTTTTTGACATCAAGACATTTTGGATATATTTCCAGGGTGTAAGCACTTTCATAATTTTTACACTCCTTTCTATAACTTCTAATAATTGGAGTGTAAAAAAGCTGAAAAAGAACTGGAAACAATTACATAAACTCACTTATCCAGCTATGGTTATTTTGATTTGGCATATCTCAGATAAGATGTCAGGTCATTGGACATATTTAACACCAATTAGCCTTTTTGCTATTAGCATAATCACGGTTTTATTTATCATCCGATTTTGGATTGAACACCAAAATAAGCAACAAAAAAATGCAACTAAAGTAGCGAAAGCAGAATTAGCAGAAAGAAGCACTAGTACAGCACGGCTGAAGTAA
- a CDS encoding SMI1/KNR4 family protein codes for MDKVLQLKKNLTQLAILDATFEVFGSESHQYQFKPCLSNKDIQMFESRYNITLPSEYRNFLLEIGNGGAGPGYGLSGLSGIESENVISEKLYPENYEILSRPFPLREAWNDLDLIAKNNSDFVTNNNDYFDNKFIQGTLTITNYGCGIYAILVVTGEQSGKIWIDDRTNDNGIYPASLSFCRAFHDINPDDSYPNSNEEQPLSFYDWYEDWLNRSLDQIRQSS; via the coding sequence ATGGATAAAGTTTTGCAATTAAAGAAAAACTTAACTCAATTAGCTATTTTAGACGCTACATTTGAGGTTTTTGGCTCCGAATCACACCAATATCAATTTAAACCTTGCTTAAGTAACAAGGATATTCAAATGTTTGAATCTAGATATAATATTACGCTACCAAGTGAATATCGAAACTTTCTCTTAGAAATTGGTAATGGTGGTGCAGGGCCAGGATACGGCTTATCTGGACTTTCGGGAATTGAATCTGAAAATGTCATCTCAGAAAAACTATACCCTGAAAACTACGAAATTCTCTCTAGACCATTTCCTTTGAGAGAAGCATGGAATGATTTGGATTTAATTGCCAAGAATAATTCAGATTTTGTTACCAACAATAATGACTACTTCGACAATAAATTTATTCAGGGTACTCTCACTATTACAAATTATGGTTGTGGAATTTATGCGATCTTAGTCGTTACTGGCGAACAGTCAGGGAAAATCTGGATAGATGATCGTACTAATGATAATGGGATATATCCTGCTTCTTTGAGTTTTTGTCGTGCTTTCCATGACATCAACCCTGATGATTCTTATCCAAATAGCAATGAGGAGCAGCCTTTAAGTTTTTATGATTGGTATGAAGACTGGCTCAACCGAAGCTTGGATCAAATCCGCCAGTCTTCGTAA
- a CDS encoding ABC transporter ATP-binding protein yields MKTRSNYWQLLPYIQLQWRTITKGLIGILGYVLATLVLINIAGKLATPFAQGNVVAIAQITGSCALVFLVRGLFQSIQDMYMAKAALRVAFHLRQQVYAHLQKLNLSYFETAKAGDLSYRLTEDVDRVGEVVNKVFHDFIPCILQLLAIPIYMIYLNWQLTLATVIVAPLMGILVGWFGERLGKYSLKSQNRVSGLSAILAEVFNGIRLVQAFAAENYEIARFGHEAERSLKAKYSAERLKAIQIPIVGFLEALSALSLLIVGAWQISQGNLIVANFFSYLAAAALLIDPIGHTTNNYNEFKQGEASVDRVFELMAIQPTVIEKANAIALSPVKGKIEYRHISFAYKPDEPVLKDISLLVSPGEAIALVGASGAGKTTFVNLLPRFYDPEIGQILIDGVDIRDVKLHSLRRQIGIVPQETIMFSGTIAQNIAFGQDVFDMEAVTEAAKIANAHQFISQLPEGYQTWVGERGVNLSGGQRQRIAIARAVLLNPQILILDEGTSALDSESEALVQEALERLMEKRTVFIIAHRLSTVKRCDLILVLEQGQIVESGTHEELLALERRYAKFYAQQFS; encoded by the coding sequence TTGAAAACCCGTTCTAATTACTGGCAACTGCTGCCTTATATCCAGCTCCAGTGGCGAACCATCACCAAAGGACTTATTGGTATCTTGGGATACGTGCTGGCGACATTAGTCTTGATAAATATTGCCGGTAAATTAGCAACTCCTTTTGCCCAAGGTAATGTAGTAGCGATCGCTCAAATAACTGGCAGTTGTGCTTTAGTATTTCTTGTTAGAGGTTTGTTTCAATCTATACAAGATATGTACATGGCAAAAGCTGCTTTGAGAGTTGCTTTTCATCTGCGTCAGCAAGTCTATGCACATCTTCAAAAGCTAAATCTCAGCTATTTTGAAACGGCAAAAGCAGGTGATTTATCTTACCGCCTCACCGAAGATGTTGACCGGGTTGGCGAAGTTGTAAATAAAGTATTTCACGATTTTATCCCCTGCATTTTGCAGTTGTTAGCAATTCCAATTTACATGATTTACCTGAATTGGCAACTGACATTAGCAACGGTGATAGTTGCACCACTGATGGGTATTTTAGTTGGCTGGTTTGGGGAACGCTTGGGCAAATATTCCTTAAAAAGTCAAAATCGCGTGTCGGGTTTATCAGCCATCCTCGCGGAAGTTTTCAATGGTATTCGTTTGGTACAGGCTTTTGCTGCGGAAAATTACGAAATCGCCCGCTTTGGCCATGAAGCAGAACGCAGTCTCAAAGCAAAATACTCAGCCGAACGCCTGAAAGCGATTCAGATTCCCATTGTCGGATTTCTGGAAGCCTTAAGTGCGTTATCGTTACTGATTGTGGGAGCGTGGCAAATTTCCCAAGGTAACTTAATAGTGGCTAATTTTTTCAGTTATCTGGCGGCGGCGGCGCTGTTAATTGATCCCATTGGTCATACTACTAACAACTACAATGAATTTAAACAGGGTGAAGCATCTGTTGACCGCGTTTTTGAATTAATGGCAATTCAGCCGACGGTGATCGAAAAAGCAAATGCGATCGCTCTTTCCCCAGTCAAAGGCAAAATAGAATATCGTCATATTTCCTTTGCTTATAAACCAGATGAACCTGTATTAAAAGATATCAGTTTATTAGTATCACCAGGTGAAGCGATCGCTCTTGTAGGTGCTTCTGGTGCTGGTAAAACCACATTTGTGAATCTTCTACCCCGTTTTTACGATCCTGAAATTGGTCAAATATTAATTGACGGTGTTGATATTCGGGATGTGAAGCTGCATAGTCTGCGGCGACAAATTGGGATTGTTCCTCAAGAAACCATCATGTTTTCCGGGACAATTGCTCAAAATATCGCCTTTGGACAAGATGTTTTTGATATGGAAGCGGTTACAGAGGCGGCGAAAATTGCTAATGCTCATCAATTTATTAGCCAACTACCAGAAGGTTATCAGACTTGGGTGGGCGAACGTGGGGTAAACTTATCTGGTGGACAAAGACAAAGAATTGCGATCGCTCGTGCTGTTCTGCTCAATCCCCAAATATTGATTCTTGATGAAGGGACATCAGCCTTAGATTCCGAGTCAGAAGCACTGGTACAGGAAGCGCTGGAAAGACTGATGGAAAAACGGACAGTATTTATTATTGCTCACCGTTTATCGACAGTTAAGCGGTGCGATCTTATTTTAGTTCTCGAACAGGGTCAAATTGTCGAATCGGGAACCCATGAAGAATTATTAGCCCTAGAGCGTCGCTATGCGAAATTTTATGCCCAGCAGTTTAGTTAG